The following coding sequences lie in one Candidatus Nitrospira allomarina genomic window:
- a CDS encoding ABC transporter ATP-binding protein codes for MLSKSLFKKPSIFSREMSRGEEAQPTYRGSQEYKSQGVSGQSVQEANDVAIRVQNLCKCYQIYDQPQDRLKQWIYPRLQRFIGRPAKQYFCGFWALKEVSFEVKRGETVGIIGRNGSGKSTLLQMICGTLTPTSGSILTYGRIAALLELGSGFNAEFTGRENVYMNAAVLGLSRAEIDARIDDIIAFADIGDFIEQPVKMYSSGMMVRLAFAVQSQVAPAILIVDEALAVGDAKFQAKCFDRLKKLKDSGTSILLVTHSSEQIVTHCTKALLLENGMVLESGQPRVVVNRYMDLLFGKEKKSPDAEPIAATTAANEAANLRCSLSYTEDVFATRPGYNPHEYRWGDGSASILDFYLSADGDMYPYAISTGQTVHLGVSFRFSRSLVRPILGITIKTKEGVTIYGANSETLAAKEFKSLGQHGQVAYAKAVFCCRLAPGDYFISLGIATKHGEGDTPHDRRYDAIHFQVRPETKFFGLVDLGLHLTAQEIA; via the coding sequence ATGTTGTCTAAGAGTCTCTTTAAAAAACCCTCAATCTTCTCGCGGGAAATGAGTAGGGGAGAGGAAGCTCAACCCACCTATCGCGGATCGCAAGAATACAAGTCTCAGGGGGTAAGTGGGCAATCCGTGCAAGAGGCCAATGACGTCGCCATCCGCGTTCAAAATCTCTGCAAGTGCTACCAGATTTATGATCAACCACAGGATCGATTGAAACAGTGGATATACCCACGATTGCAAAGATTTATCGGTAGGCCAGCCAAACAATATTTCTGTGGATTCTGGGCGCTCAAGGAAGTCTCGTTCGAGGTAAAAAGGGGGGAAACCGTTGGCATTATCGGTCGCAACGGCAGTGGAAAATCTACGCTTCTCCAAATGATCTGCGGAACGCTCACCCCAACAAGTGGCAGTATATTAACCTATGGCCGGATCGCGGCCCTGCTGGAATTGGGTTCGGGATTCAATGCGGAGTTTACGGGGCGCGAAAACGTTTATATGAATGCCGCAGTGCTTGGACTGAGCAGAGCAGAAATCGATGCGCGTATCGATGACATCATTGCATTTGCCGATATTGGCGACTTCATCGAACAACCGGTAAAAATGTACTCAAGCGGGATGATGGTTCGGCTCGCTTTTGCTGTTCAATCCCAAGTTGCCCCGGCTATTCTCATTGTGGATGAAGCCTTGGCAGTTGGTGATGCAAAATTCCAGGCTAAATGCTTTGATCGTTTAAAGAAACTCAAAGATAGTGGGACAAGCATATTGCTGGTCACCCACTCTAGCGAACAGATCGTGACGCATTGCACCAAAGCACTATTGCTTGAAAATGGTATGGTGCTGGAGTCTGGCCAACCTCGCGTGGTGGTGAATCGTTATATGGATTTGTTGTTTGGCAAAGAAAAAAAATCACCAGACGCCGAGCCCATCGCGGCAACCACCGCTGCAAACGAGGCTGCAAACCTTAGGTGCTCGTTAAGTTATACGGAAGATGTGTTTGCCACGCGTCCCGGTTACAATCCGCACGAATATCGCTGGGGGGATGGTTCGGCCTCAATTTTGGATTTTTATTTGTCGGCAGATGGGGACATGTATCCTTATGCGATTTCGACGGGACAAACGGTCCATTTGGGTGTTTCATTTAGGTTTTCAAGGAGCCTAGTGCGACCAATATTAGGGATTACTATCAAAACCAAAGAAGGTGTAACCATCTATGGGGCTAATTCCGAAACACTTGCAGCCAAAGAATTCAAATCCTTGGGTCAGCATGGTCAAGTAGCTTACGCCAAGGCTGTCTTTTGTTGTCGTCTTGCGCCTGGAGACTATTTTATTTCCTTAGGTATTGCCACCAAGCATGGCGAAGGAGACACGCCTCACGACAGGCGTTATGACGCTATTCATTTTCAAGTTCGGCCAGAAACTAAATTTTTTGGCCTTGTGGACTTGGGTCTCCACTTAACGGCTCAGGAAATTGCTTGA